The following proteins come from a genomic window of Atribacteraceae bacterium:
- the rplN gene encoding 50S ribosomal protein L14, giving the protein MIQPRTMLEVADNSGAKKIMCIRVMGGSNARYASIGDTIIASVKEAEPRANVKKGEVVRAVVVRTRKEIGRSDGTYIRFDNNAAVLINNQNIPRGTRIFGPVGRELRDRQFMRIISLAPEVV; this is encoded by the coding sequence ATGATTCAACCCAGGACAATGCTTGAGGTTGCCGACAACTCGGGAGCAAAGAAAATAATGTGTATTCGGGTCATGGGCGGCTCAAATGCCCGTTACGCCAGCATCGGCGACACCATCATAGCCTCAGTCAAGGAAGCGGAACCCCGGGCGAACGTCAAGAAAGGTGAAGTGGTCAGGGCTGTTGTGGTCAGGACCCGCAAGGAAATCGGACGATCCGATGGAACCTACATCCGTTTCGACAACAATGCGGCGGTCTTGATCAACAACCAGAACATCCCGCGGGGAACTCGCATTTTCGGACCGGTGGGCAGAGAACTGCGGGATCGTCAATTCATGCGGATTATTTCCCTGGCCCCGGAAGTGGTCTGA